Proteins encoded within one genomic window of Paramisgurnus dabryanus chromosome 11, PD_genome_1.1, whole genome shotgun sequence:
- the LOC135730220 gene encoding interleukin-31 receptor subunit alpha — protein sequence MSRIGVVCLLISVCCCDLKRNTQRLNTRELTLNNIDLKHCEKQKNVCVMSASDCLDTASDGKPEGLSRSDWNFVNTSCHFLMDEESLTCSWIQLNDIKTINTFIISREKDIIHCPAILNDHSSFYLTIKSVNLIDQREIFSDVYKVNLSEIIQAPQPVIRFVKSTDTSLNVTWTSGVPKITQCRIRLSTASWTEMFPVSDVSKESLYIINNLQPYTEYSLSVSCSHGYGQWSKWSSEARAMTSESVPIAAPLVSYYLNSVTQQLGILWKALDRSDARGLIQGYEVSYAPSKHLARRQTIHTSDLKIVVSVMSEEYDITVSAYNSAGRSPSRRLRVNAALHHDVPAVKGLWVSSDGLFLKLHWEVDVTAVNVSEFAIEWRSSSDLSSSGWMRVSASTFTALLPDIKSGLTYSISVYPVHEDLCGAPVSVFADLQHGTLLDLLGFHLISLTKSSLTVRFVWKETQPNINVLHYKLVLQGKHQTQYITHVFPHKAQELFNDLQANAKYTLYIHGETVSGNFSKATLDVTTPLLDYDEIIKCCVPLVLLLLGFGFFSVLTKTVCKQYFFPNVANPGYSLIGHWLLNASFENNSKICVLRLENVFTVEQQTEKSIIHVERRTSSVAEDEVISSKICTTSEGTTHRSRSDYVENSPGPLNPPDYIDLPVFTSKLDYVYNEEIICESVRRPLSEP from the exons ATGAGTCGCATAGGAGTTGTGTGTTTGCTGATCTCTGTGTGTTGCT GTGATTTAAAGAGAAACACACAGCGTCTCAACACTCGGG AGCTGACCTTGAATAACATTGACCTGAAGCATTGTGAGAAACAGAAGAACGTCTGCGTGATGTCCGCCTCTGACTGTCTCGACACAGCGTCTGATGGAAAGCCTGAAGGTCTCAGTAGATCTG ACTGGAACTTTGTGAACACATCGTGTCATTTTCTGATGGATGAGGAGTCTCTCACATGCAGCTGGATTCAGCTGAATGATATCAAAACCATCAACACCTTCATTATCAGCAG AGAGAAAGACATCATCCACTGTCCTGcaattttaaatgatcattCTAGTTTCTATTTAACGATCAAATCAGTGAATCTCATCGATCAGAGAGAGATCTTCTCAGACGTCTATAAAGTAAATCTAAGTGAAATCA TTCAGGCTCCTCAGCCGGTCATCAGATTTGTCAAAAGCACAGACACTTCTCTGAATGTCACCTGGACCAGCGGTGTACCCAAAATCACACAATGTCGAATCCGTCTCAGCACAGCGTCATGGACAGAG ATGTTCCCAGTGTCTGATGTCTCAAAGGAGTCTCTTTACATCATCAATAATCTTCAGCCGTACACTGAATACAGTCTGAGTGTTTCCTGCTCTCACGGCTACGGTCAATGGAGTAAATGGAGCTCTGAAGCTCGAGCGATGACATCAGAGAGCG TGCCGATCGCAGCTCCTCTGGTCAGTTATTATTTAAACTCAGTAACTCAGCAGCTGGGAATTCTCTGGAAG GCTCTGGATAGATCAGATGCTCGAGGGCTCATTCAAGGTTATGAAGTGTCTTACGCGCCCAGCAAACATCTCGCTCGCAGGCAAACCATCCACACGTCTGATCTTAAGATAGTTGTGTCTGTAATGTCAGAGGAGTATGACATCACCGTATCTGCTTATAACAGCGCAGGACGATCACCCAGCCGACGGCTCCGAGTTAATGCAGCTCTTCATCATG ATGTTCCTGCAGTGAAAGGTCTCTGGGTTTCTTCTGATGGTCTCTTTCTGAAGTTACATTGGGAAGTTGATGTGACTGCAGTAAATGTGAGCGAGTTTGCCATTGAATGGAGATCATCTTCAGATTTGTCCTCCAGCGGATGGATGCGTGTGAGCGCCTCCACGTTTACTGCACTTCTGCCAG ATATTAAATCAGGACTGACGTACAGCATCAGTGTTTATCCGGTTCATGAGGATCTGTGTGGAGCGCCGGTCTCTGTCTTTGCTGATCTACAACACGGCA CCCTGCTGGATCTGCTGGGGTTTCATCTCATCAGTTTGACTAAATCCTCTCTGACGGTCAGGTTTGTGTGGAAAGAGACGCAGCCCAACATTAATGTTCTTCACTACAAACTCGTGCTACAGGGAAAACATCAGACACAAT aCATTACACATGTTTTTCCACATAAAGCACAGGAGTTATTCAATGATCTTCAGGCAAATGCCAAATATACACTTTATATTCATGGAGAAACTGTAAGTGGGAATTTTTCCAAGGCAACTTTAGATGTTACCACACCTCTTCtag ATTATGATGAGATCATTAAATGTTGTGTTCCTCTGGTTCTCCTGCTTCTTGGCTTTGGTTTCTTCTCTGTTTTAACCAAGACTGT GTGTAAACAATACTTCTTCCCAAACGTTGCCAACCCTGGTTATAGTCTGATAGGTCACTGGTTACTCAACGCTTCTTTTGAG AATAACAGCAAGATTTGTGTGCTGAGGCTGGAAAACGTTTTTACGGTTGAGCAGCAGACCGAGAAGAGCATCATCCACGTTGAACGTCGCACGTCTTCAGTTGCAGAAGATGAAGTGATTTCATCAAAGATCTGCACAACCAGTGAAGGTACAACTCACAGATCCAGATCAgattatgtagaaaacagtccAGGTCCCTTGAATCCACCCGACTACATTGATTTACCCGTATTCACTTCTAAACTGGATTATGTTTACAACGAAGAAATCATCTGTGAATCTGTGAGACGTCCTCTGTCTGAACCATGA
- the shld3 gene encoding shieldin complex subunit 3 — protein MMNGKHEDDQVEDDDDDDEEEDDEKDMTRADASVYFFSDDLEVRDVVLITHRVLQEFPSRNLPEFKPWFPSTSSDAIRIIRPKNSAPIISSEDLHNITKCLQEHHKTSDTSRAADTTDQFDNKPEEFKRSWCVMIRERTTPVKNTSHQSFSRLFSKTIDKHRLHLHQRVKWVVCELNCVTFTVDEVWFGLNRAIRHSRLPTCNANFQRALAQIWIYCDVSYCEFIGNFLKEEFQLSGRITLTVHKLGDIIKF, from the exons ATGATGAAT GGCAAACATGAAGATGATCAAGtagaggatgatgatgatgatgatgaggaggagGACGATGAGAAGGATATGACGCGAGCG GATGCGagtgtgtatttttttagtGATGATTTGGAGGTGAGAGATGTTGTACTCATCACACACAGAGTCCTTCAGGAGTTTCCCAGCAGAAATCTTCCTGAATTTAAACCCTGGTTCCCGTCAACATCTTCAGACGCCATCAGAATCATCAGACCCAAAAACTCTGCTCCCATCATCTCATCTGAAGATCTACACAACATCACAAAGTGTCTGCAGGAACATCACAAGACATCAGACACGAGCAGAGCCGCAGATACCACAGATCAGTTTGACAATAAACCAGAAGAGTTTAAACGCTCGTGGTGTGTGATGATCAGAGAGAGGACGACGCCGGTTAAAAACACCTCACATCAGTCATTCTCACGACTCTTCAGTAAAACCATTGACAAACACAGACTTCATCTTCATCAGAGAGTAAAGTGGGTCGTGTGTGAGCTCAACTGTGTCACGTTCACTGTGGATGAAGTTTGGTTTGGGTTGAATCGAGCGATCCGACACTCCAGACTCCCTACATGTAATGCAAACTTCCAGAGAGCTCTTGCTCAGATCTGGATCTACTGTGACGTCTCTTACTGTGAATTTATTGGGAATTTTCTAAAGGAAGAATTCCAGCTCTCTGGTCGGATTACATTAACAGTCCATAAACTTGGAGATATCAtcaaattttaa
- the srp19 gene encoding signal recognition particle 19 kDa protein — MAHLTTNPEDKERFLCIYPSYVNSKKTLAEGRRIPVEKAVENPSCAEIRDVLTAAGLNVLVENKMYSREWNRDVQFRGRVRVQIKLQDGSLCQEKFSSRKDVMFYVAEMIPKLKSRTQKSGGAEAGAQPGEGGKKGKKKKK, encoded by the exons ATGGCACATTTAACGACAAACCCGGAGGATAAAGAGAG GTTCTTGTGCATTTATCCATCTTACGTCAACAGTAAAAAGACATTAGCAGAAGGCAGGCGAATCCCTGTAGAGAAG gCAGTGGAGAATCCATCATGTGCTGAGATTCGAGATGTCCTCACAGCTGCTGGACTCAATGTTCTCGTGGAG AATAAGATGTACTCGAGAGAGTGGAACAGAGATGTTCAGTTTAGAGGAAGAGTTCGTGTCCAAATAAAACTACAAGATGGAAGTTTGTGTCAAGAGAAATTTTCATCTA GGAAAGATGTGATGTTTTATGTAGCTGAGATGATTCCTAAACTAAAGAGCCGGACACAGAAGAGCGGAGGAGCTGAGGCTGGGGCACAACCGGGTGAAGGAGGAAAGAAaggaaagaagaagaagaagtag